Proteins co-encoded in one Acidisarcina sp. genomic window:
- the pgm gene encoding phosphoglucomutase (alpha-D-glucose-1,6-bisphosphate-dependent) — MATDAKTQPGISPLAGKPAPKSMLIDVAQLEREYLEHQPDLGNPAQMVSFGTSGHRGSPLRGTFTEAHILAITQAICDYRRKQGTDGPLYMGKDTHALSAPAQRTALEVLAANQVETVIQQNDGVTPTPVISHAILVYNRRRDKHLADGIVITPSHNPPEDGGFKYNPTNGGPADTDVTKWVEDRANELLRAKNVDVKRVPYSTAIKAATTHQEDFVMPYVQDLKNVIDMDAIRAAGLKLGVDPLGGAAEPYWEPINSVYGLAIKVVNPVIDPTFSFMTVDHDGKIRMDCSSPYAMAGLVGLKDQYQVAFANDPDADRHGVVTPSSGLMNPNHYLAVAIQYLLTHRSQWPADAFVGKTLVSSSMIDRVVHKLARRLSETPVGFKWFAPGLFDGSYCFGGEESAGASFLRRDGTVWTTDKDGIILALLSAEITATTGKDPGEHFSALVAEFGMPYYTRIDAAANAEQKARLSKLSPDAVNESQLAGEPITAKLTRAPGNDAPIGGLKVVSESGWFAARPSGTEDIYKIYAESFKDAAHLNTIVHEAQQIVNNALA; from the coding sequence ATGGCGACTGACGCAAAGACACAGCCTGGTATCTCTCCCTTAGCAGGAAAACCTGCTCCCAAGTCAATGTTGATCGATGTAGCGCAACTGGAACGGGAATACCTGGAGCATCAGCCAGACCTTGGCAATCCGGCGCAGATGGTGAGCTTTGGAACCAGCGGCCACCGCGGCTCTCCGTTACGCGGCACATTTACTGAGGCGCATATCCTCGCGATTACGCAGGCGATTTGCGACTACCGGCGAAAGCAGGGAACCGATGGCCCGCTCTATATGGGCAAGGATACGCATGCCCTCTCTGCTCCGGCGCAGCGCACGGCGCTCGAAGTTCTCGCGGCCAATCAAGTCGAGACGGTGATTCAGCAGAACGATGGTGTGACTCCAACGCCGGTGATTTCCCACGCCATTCTTGTCTACAATCGCAGGCGCGACAAGCATCTTGCGGATGGTATTGTCATCACGCCGTCGCACAATCCGCCCGAGGATGGTGGCTTCAAATACAACCCTACCAATGGTGGCCCGGCCGACACCGACGTAACCAAATGGGTTGAGGATCGCGCGAACGAACTGCTGCGCGCGAAGAACGTGGACGTGAAGCGCGTGCCCTATTCCACCGCGATCAAGGCGGCGACGACGCATCAGGAAGACTTTGTCATGCCGTATGTCCAGGACCTGAAGAACGTCATCGACATGGATGCGATCCGCGCCGCCGGGCTGAAGCTGGGAGTGGATCCGCTGGGCGGCGCAGCCGAGCCGTATTGGGAGCCGATCAACTCGGTCTACGGATTGGCGATCAAGGTGGTCAACCCGGTGATCGATCCGACATTTTCCTTCATGACGGTCGATCACGATGGCAAGATTCGTATGGATTGTTCCAGTCCCTATGCGATGGCCGGTCTCGTCGGGCTGAAGGACCAGTACCAGGTGGCCTTCGCCAATGACCCGGACGCAGACCGGCACGGAGTCGTCACTCCGTCCTCGGGGTTGATGAATCCCAATCACTATCTGGCCGTTGCCATCCAATATTTGCTGACGCATCGTTCGCAGTGGCCGGCCGATGCATTTGTTGGCAAGACCCTGGTCAGCAGCAGCATGATCGATCGCGTTGTTCACAAACTTGCGCGCCGTTTGTCGGAGACTCCGGTGGGCTTTAAATGGTTCGCGCCGGGACTCTTTGACGGATCGTATTGCTTTGGCGGCGAAGAGAGTGCTGGCGCCAGCTTCCTGCGGCGGGATGGTACGGTGTGGACGACCGACAAGGACGGCATCATCCTGGCGCTTCTCTCAGCCGAGATTACCGCGACAACGGGCAAGGATCCGGGCGAACATTTCTCTGCCTTGGTGGCGGAGTTTGGCATGCCGTATTACACGCGCATCGACGCGGCAGCAAATGCGGAACAGAAGGCCAGGCTGTCCAAACTATCTCCCGATGCGGTGAACGAGTCGCAACTCGCGGGCGAGCCCATTACGGCGAAGCTGACACGCGCGCCGGGGAATGATGCTCCAATCGGCGGCTTGAAAGTAGTCTCGGAGAGTGGCTGGTTTGCCGCTCGGCCTTCGGGCACCGAAGACATCTACAAGATCTATGCGGAGAGCTTTAAGGACGCGGCCCATCTGAACACGATCGTGCATGAGGCGCAGCAGATTGTGAACAACGCGCTCGCCTGA
- a CDS encoding histidine phosphatase family protein, translating to MVCLARHGQTAWSLSGQHTGLTDLPLTEQGQREAVSLGPRLHELSFARVFTSPLQRASTTCKLAGFGDVAYVDPDLVEWNYGEYEGLRSVEIQAKRPGWEIFRDGCPGGESPAEVGARADRVLARVRAIEGNVLVFSSGHFLRVFVARWLGLEPAGGRYFLLNTASVSTLTYERDLDHPVVQLWNDTRHLSA from the coding sequence ATGGTTTGCCTTGCCAGACACGGGCAAACGGCCTGGAGTCTGTCCGGCCAACATACAGGACTTACTGATTTGCCATTGACGGAACAGGGGCAGCGAGAAGCCGTGAGCCTGGGACCGCGGTTGCACGAACTTTCCTTTGCGCGCGTATTCACGAGTCCTTTGCAACGGGCATCCACCACCTGTAAGCTTGCCGGATTTGGTGACGTCGCATACGTAGATCCCGACCTGGTGGAATGGAATTATGGGGAGTACGAGGGTCTGCGCAGCGTTGAGATTCAAGCAAAGCGGCCTGGCTGGGAGATCTTTCGGGACGGTTGTCCCGGAGGGGAATCGCCCGCAGAGGTAGGCGCCCGGGCGGATCGAGTTCTGGCGCGCGTCCGTGCCATCGAGGGAAATGTTCTGGTGTTTTCCAGTGGGCATTTTCTGCGCGTGTTTGTTGCCCGCTGGCTGGGGCTTGAACCCGCTGGCGGCAGATATTTTTTGCTGAACACGGCAAGCGTAAGCACTCTAACTTATGAGCGCGATCTCGATCATCCTGTAGTGCAATTGTGGAATGACACGCGGCACTTGAGCGCTTGA
- the pgl gene encoding 6-phosphogluconolactonase: MKTEVFPDADAVAQAAAATIAAAARAAVAARGRFIMAVSGGRTPWIMLRALAAEEVPWSDVHIFQVDERIAPAGDPDRNLTHLRASLLDHAPLPPNQIYDMPVEASDLEGALRQYEQVLQRIAGAPPVLDIAHLGLGPDGHTASLVPGDPALSVTDADVALTGPYMGRRRMTLTYPILNRSRQILWLVTGSEKATMFRRLLAGDKSIPAARVNQDQAEVLADRAAAGEANSTAKVS, translated from the coding sequence ATGAAGACTGAAGTCTTCCCTGACGCTGATGCCGTAGCTCAGGCCGCAGCGGCAACCATTGCCGCGGCGGCCCGGGCTGCAGTTGCTGCACGTGGCCGCTTCATTATGGCGGTGAGCGGCGGTAGAACTCCGTGGATCATGCTGCGCGCGCTTGCGGCAGAAGAGGTTCCCTGGAGCGACGTCCATATCTTTCAGGTCGATGAGCGTATCGCGCCCGCGGGTGATCCGGATCGAAACCTGACCCACCTGCGCGCCAGTTTGCTGGATCATGCGCCGCTTCCTCCAAACCAGATCTACGACATGCCGGTAGAAGCCTCAGACCTCGAAGGCGCACTACGCCAATACGAGCAGGTTCTGCAGCGCATTGCTGGCGCGCCTCCGGTCCTCGATATAGCGCACCTTGGCCTGGGGCCCGATGGACATACAGCTTCGCTGGTTCCTGGGGACCCGGCCCTCAGCGTGACCGATGCAGATGTAGCTTTGACTGGTCCCTACATGGGCAGGCGCCGCATGACGCTGACCTATCCCATCCTCAATCGTTCACGACAGATCCTGTGGCTGGTTACCGGCAGTGAGAAGGCCACCATGTTTCGCCGTCTGCTCGCAGGAGACAAATCAATCCCTGCTGCAAGAGTGAATCAGGATCAGGCCGAGGTGCTTGCCGATCGAGCGGCAGCAGGAGAAGCAAATAGTACCGCAAAAGTTAGCTGA